The Deltaproteobacteria bacterium genome contains the following window.
AAAGATATTTTTTACGGACTGATCCTGGTCCTGATCCTGATCTTTTTACCGGAAGGGGTGGTCGTGGCCCTTCGAAACCGGTATTTGAGCAGACGGCAGGGGATAAGTCAAACCAGTTTCCATGGTGAATCCTGATGGTTCCTCTCCTTCGGGTTGAAGATACCTCCATCAATTTCGGCGGATTAATGGCCCTGACGGAACTCAGTTTCGATTTGGCCCAGGGATCGATTACCGCCCTGATCGGACCGAACGGGGCCGGTAAGACCACGGCTATCAACATCATTTCCGGTATCTACCGGCCCCAAAAAGGAAGGATTTTTTTCAAAGGGAAACCGATTATCGGACATCGGCCTTATCACCTGGCCGCCATGGGCCTGACCCGGACCTTTCAAAATATTCAGGTCTTTCAAAATATGTCCGTTTTGGAAAATGTCATGGTCGGCTTGCACAGTCAAACGAAAAAGGAATTCCTCTCTTCCTTGTTTCGCCTTCCGGGGGTCAGTCAGGAGGAAAAAGAGATTGAAAATAAAGCCTGGGAGATCCTGGATTTTTTTCATCTGAAGGATAAAGGACACTGGTCGGCTGCCGGCCTTTCTTATGGGGACCAAAAACGAATAGAAATGGCCCGGGCCCTGGCCTCCAAACCGGACCTGGTCTTATTGGACGAACCCGTGGCCGGCCTGAATATGACCGAAACCCAGGAGGTCGCCGAGATGATTCGCCTGATCCGCTCTAAGGGTATGACCGTTCTTTTGGTTGAACACGATATGAATCTGGTCATGAGAATTTCAGACAAGGTTGTGGTTTTGAATTACGGGCAAAAGATTGCCGATGGGCCTCCCTTGTCGATTCAAAAGGACCCCCAAGTCCTGGCCGCCTACTTAGGGGCCGAAGACTGAGGGGTCGGTTCATGTTACAGGTAGAAAAACTGGAAGCCTATTATGGAGGGAACCAGGCCCTCAAAGGGATCTCTTTGGAAGTCAGAGAGGGTGAAATCGTCTCTTTGATCGGTGCCAATGGAGCCGGCAAAACGACCCTGCTGAATTGCCTTTCAGGGATTCATCCGGCCAGGAAAGGCAGGATCTTTTTTATGGGGCGGGATGTGAGCCGGACCAATGCCCAGCAATTAGTCCGTTGGGGAATTATTCAGGTCCCGGAAAACCGCCAACTCTTCGGTCCCCTGACCGTA
Protein-coding sequences here:
- a CDS encoding ABC transporter ATP-binding protein translates to MVPLLRVEDTSINFGGLMALTELSFDLAQGSITALIGPNGAGKTTAINIISGIYRPQKGRIFFKGKPIIGHRPYHLAAMGLTRTFQNIQVFQNMSVLENVMVGLHSQTKKEFLSSLFRLPGVSQEEKEIENKAWEILDFFHLKDKGHWSAAGLSYGDQKRIEMARALASKPDLVLLDEPVAGLNMTETQEVAEMIRLIRSKGMTVLLVEHDMNLVMRISDKVVVLNYGQKIADGPPLSIQKDPQVLAAYLGAED